From Pontibacter actiniarum, a single genomic window includes:
- a CDS encoding RagB/SusD family nutrient uptake outer membrane protein encodes MKKVLYSSLAACMLMLASCDKDYLEVQPTDAVAGDLAITTTTNAMAALNGIHRAMFMQYDNQDQAGQGSVMINLDLLGEDVVMTAAGNGWFNSTYKWMTHRNANAGTVSFVYRFYYKIIANANKIIEGIDTAEGTPAERAAIKGQALAYRAWAHHQLVQIFAERYDASKSSNDQLGVPIMNVYTLEGQPRATVEQVYAQINKDIDEAISLLPARRNAKSHFNTNVAKGIKARVALTMQDWATAAKFANEAAQGYKLMGQTQYLAGFNNVENEEWMWGSDQISDQTTYFYSYFAYMSANFSSSNIRANPKAINSQLYSKIPNTDVRKQLWDPTPTEVLDETTKKVVGYDVNGYVIPSNFSPKPYMNRKFLADGGASSVGDVPYMRAAEMMLIEAEALARMGNNSAAAALLTKLVKARDTEASDITLADQALIDEIMKQRRIELWGEGFRFFDLKRTNSPLNRNGANHSATLAGNVLDVAAGDNQWQWLIPQDELNSNNNEGMVQNPL; translated from the coding sequence ATGAAAAAAGTATTATATAGCTCGCTTGCTGCCTGCATGCTCATGCTCGCCTCTTGCGACAAAGATTATCTTGAGGTGCAGCCAACAGATGCTGTGGCTGGAGACCTGGCAATTACCACTACTACAAATGCCATGGCCGCTCTGAACGGTATTCACAGAGCCATGTTCATGCAGTACGACAACCAGGACCAGGCAGGGCAGGGGTCAGTGATGATCAACCTGGACCTGCTGGGTGAGGACGTAGTTATGACTGCTGCTGGTAACGGCTGGTTTAACTCAACCTACAAATGGATGACGCACCGTAACGCGAATGCCGGTACAGTGTCTTTTGTTTACAGGTTCTACTATAAGATTATTGCTAATGCCAACAAGATCATTGAGGGCATTGACACGGCTGAAGGTACACCGGCAGAGCGTGCAGCAATAAAGGGGCAAGCTTTGGCGTACAGAGCCTGGGCGCATCACCAGCTCGTGCAGATCTTTGCTGAGCGCTATGACGCTTCCAAAAGCTCTAACGACCAGCTTGGTGTGCCGATCATGAACGTTTATACACTGGAAGGGCAGCCTCGGGCAACTGTGGAGCAGGTGTATGCGCAAATCAATAAAGACATTGATGAAGCGATCTCCTTGCTGCCTGCAAGACGTAACGCTAAGTCGCACTTTAACACAAACGTTGCAAAAGGCATCAAGGCCCGTGTGGCACTCACAATGCAGGACTGGGCTACTGCTGCCAAGTTTGCAAATGAGGCAGCGCAGGGTTACAAGCTGATGGGCCAAACGCAGTACTTAGCTGGTTTCAACAACGTTGAAAATGAGGAGTGGATGTGGGGAAGTGATCAGATATCTGATCAGACCACTTACTTCTACTCGTACTTCGCCTACATGTCTGCTAACTTTAGTTCGTCTAACATTAGAGCGAATCCGAAGGCAATCAACAGCCAGCTGTACAGCAAGATTCCCAACACTGACGTACGTAAACAGCTGTGGGACCCAACTCCTACGGAAGTGTTAGATGAGACAACCAAAAAAGTGGTTGGGTACGATGTGAATGGGTATGTTATACCATCAAACTTCTCTCCAAAGCCTTACATGAACAGAAAGTTCCTGGCTGATGGCGGAGCGAGCAGCGTTGGTGACGTGCCTTACATGAGAGCTGCTGAGATGATGTTGATTGAGGCAGAGGCGCTGGCTCGCATGGGCAATAACTCTGCTGCTGCTGCTTTATTAACAAAGCTTGTAAAGGCGCGTGATACGGAAGCCTCAGATATCACACTTGCTGACCAAGCGCTTATTGATGAAATCATGAAGCAGCGCCGTATTGAGCTTTGGGGTGAAGGCTTCCGCTTCTTTGACCTGAAGCGCACCAACAGCCCACTTAATAGAAACGGAGCTAACCACAGCGCAACTCTTGCCGGTAACGTTCTTGATGTTGCGGCTGGTGATAACCAGTGGCAATGGCTGATTCCGCAAGATGAGCTGAACTCAAACAATAACGAGGGAATGGTGCAGAATCCGTTGTAG
- a CDS encoding ribonuclease HII, translating to MLLQNHSGYALEAGVDEVGRGCLAGPVVAAAVILPPNFEHPLLNDSKKLTKKVREQLRELVLQHAVAWAIGEASPQEIDQFNILNATYLAMHRALQQLQSQPEYLLVDGNRFKPYREVPHSCIVKGDGKYLSIAAASVLAKTYRDDLMGRLAREHSHYGWEQNAGYPTKQHREGIARFGATVHHRQSFTLLPAQQELFR from the coding sequence ATGCTTTTACAGAACCATAGCGGCTATGCCCTGGAGGCAGGCGTAGATGAAGTGGGGCGCGGTTGCCTGGCCGGACCGGTGGTGGCGGCGGCCGTTATACTTCCCCCGAACTTTGAGCACCCGCTACTAAACGACTCCAAAAAGCTGACGAAGAAAGTGCGCGAGCAGTTGCGGGAGCTGGTGCTGCAGCATGCTGTGGCCTGGGCGATCGGGGAGGCGTCTCCGCAGGAAATAGACCAGTTTAACATACTAAACGCCACTTACCTGGCCATGCACCGTGCACTGCAGCAGCTGCAGTCGCAACCGGAGTACCTACTGGTGGATGGCAACCGCTTCAAACCTTACCGGGAGGTTCCGCATAGCTGCATTGTGAAAGGAGACGGGAAGTACTTATCGATAGCGGCGGCCTCGGTACTGGCCAAAACGTACCGCGATGACTTGATGGGCCGGTTGGCCAGGGAGCACAGCCACTACGGCTGGGAGCAAAATGCAGGGTATCCAACAAAGCAGCATCGGGAGGGAATCGCCAGGTTCGGCGCCACAGTGCACCACCGGCAGTCGTTTACCCTGCTGCCCGCGCAGCAGGAGCTTTTCCGGTAA
- a CDS encoding response regulator has product MSEKEVNILLVEDDYLDTMNVERELKKIGITHPIYEARNGREALDMLRGEGVEKISPAPSVILLDINMPKMNGLEFLEELRRDPEFSHIPVFIMTTSNEETDRMAAQRLNVSGYIVKPLSFDSFEHSHSSLDSFSLFLDLIKLK; this is encoded by the coding sequence ATGAGCGAGAAAGAAGTGAATATCCTCTTAGTGGAAGACGACTATTTGGATACCATGAATGTGGAGCGAGAGCTGAAAAAGATAGGCATCACACACCCGATTTACGAAGCACGCAATGGCCGTGAGGCGCTGGACATGCTGCGTGGCGAGGGTGTGGAAAAGATATCTCCGGCCCCGAGCGTTATTCTGCTGGACATTAACATGCCGAAGATGAACGGGCTGGAGTTTCTGGAAGAGCTGCGACGCGACCCGGAGTTCAGCCATATTCCCGTTTTCATCATGACCACTTCGAACGAGGAGACGGACCGCATGGCGGCCCAGCGCCTGAACGTGTCTGGCTACATCGTAAAGCCTCTCTCTTTTGATAGCTTTGAGCATAGCCACTCCTCCCTCGACAGCTTCAGCCTTTTCCTCGACCTGATCAAACTAAAGTAA
- a CDS encoding sensor histidine kinase translates to MKLSVKLFAGFVLISVLFTAVAIVNFRLSEAVIENTQWVSRSQIMVRNSAALQRNIIDMETGLRGYLLNGNKTFLQPYVQAKDQLPGLMQETKTFVSASPEQIKKITEIQSLKNNWLNSYAEPLIQLKSTGDTLVNNRAFDAKLDSLVLGEKIIMDSIRIAFRELNAYEYKVREERRERLNRSINNTRQLSTILTILSVMLGLCWAYYITRLISNRIIKMVTLAEQVSRGDYKTRIVDTSNDELSQLSHSLNRMSTTIDETFTELDLKNKELDQFAYVVSHDLKAPLRGIEVASRWVEEDMGSKLPPNVQEYLLMMRVRVHRMENLINGILVLARIGRTSQVEEDVDVNLLLVEVVDMLAPPKNFTIDVQDGLPTLHTVRIQLQQVFSNLISNAIKYHDKDSGFITVNHHETEKFHVFSISDDGPGIDPAYHERIFVIFQTLQERDAVESTGVGLTIVKKIVEWQGGSISVSSEPGKGSTFTFTWPKDSGEVE, encoded by the coding sequence ATGAAACTTTCCGTTAAACTCTTCGCCGGCTTTGTGCTGATATCGGTGCTCTTCACGGCTGTGGCCATCGTGAACTTCCGCCTGTCGGAGGCCGTGATCGAAAACACGCAGTGGGTGTCGCGCTCACAGATAATGGTGCGCAACTCTGCCGCGCTCCAGCGTAACATCATTGACATGGAGACCGGCCTGCGCGGGTACCTGCTCAATGGCAACAAGACCTTCCTGCAGCCTTACGTGCAGGCCAAAGACCAGCTGCCGGGCCTCATGCAGGAGACAAAGACCTTTGTATCGGCCTCTCCCGAGCAGATCAAGAAGATCACCGAGATCCAGAGCCTGAAGAACAACTGGCTAAACAGCTACGCCGAGCCGCTCATCCAGCTCAAAAGCACCGGCGACACCCTGGTAAACAACCGTGCCTTCGATGCGAAGCTCGATAGCCTGGTGCTGGGCGAGAAAATCATCATGGACTCTATCCGTATCGCCTTCCGGGAACTGAACGCCTACGAGTACAAGGTGCGGGAGGAGCGCCGGGAGCGCCTTAACAGAAGTATAAACAACACCCGGCAGCTCTCCACGATCCTGACCATTCTCTCTGTGATGCTTGGCCTGTGCTGGGCTTACTACATTACACGCCTCATCTCCAACCGCATTATAAAAATGGTGACGCTGGCCGAGCAGGTATCGCGCGGCGATTACAAAACCCGTATCGTAGACACCAGCAACGACGAACTGAGCCAGCTGTCGCACTCCCTCAACCGCATGTCTACCACTATTGATGAGACCTTTACGGAGCTGGACCTAAAGAACAAGGAGCTCGACCAGTTTGCCTATGTGGTGTCGCATGACCTGAAGGCGCCGCTGCGCGGGATTGAGGTGGCCTCACGGTGGGTAGAGGAGGACATGGGCAGCAAGCTTCCCCCGAATGTGCAGGAGTACCTGCTGATGATGCGCGTGCGCGTGCACCGCATGGAGAACCTGATCAACGGCATCCTGGTGCTGGCCCGCATTGGCCGCACCAGCCAGGTAGAGGAAGACGTGGACGTGAACCTGCTGCTGGTAGAGGTGGTGGATATGCTTGCGCCGCCGAAGAACTTCACGATTGACGTGCAGGACGGCCTACCAACTTTGCACACCGTGCGTATACAGCTGCAGCAAGTGTTCAGCAACCTGATCAGCAATGCCATTAAGTACCATGACAAAGACAGTGGGTTTATTACTGTAAACCACCATGAGACGGAGAAATTTCACGTTTTTTCTATCTCAGACGATGGCCCGGGTATTGACCCTGCCTATCATGAGCGTATATTTGTGATCTTCCAGACTCTGCAGGAGCGTGACGCCGTGGAAAGCACAGGCGTGGGGCTTACGATTGTGAAAAAGATCGTGGAATGGCAGGGAGGCTCCATTTCGGTGTCCTCGGAACCGGGCAAAGGCTCCACTTTTACCTTCACCTGGCCAAAAGATTCGGGCGAGGTTGAATAA